A genomic stretch from Halichoerus grypus chromosome 7, mHalGry1.hap1.1, whole genome shotgun sequence includes:
- the LOC118542806 gene encoding olfactory receptor 226-like, with product MSTGDNRSEVTEFILVGFPGSLGFHVCLLVLFTLAYTLTVTENVVILTVIRVSPPLHKPMYVFLSNLSFLEVWYISVTVPKMLLSLAAPQFHHISFVGCMAQLYFFLALACTECTLLGVMAYDRYVAICSPLRYPAIMSPSFCSFLAASSWISGFTVSLGKVFFISRLGYCGPNVVNHFFCDVSPLLNLACSDMSAAELVDFLLALLILLGPLLLTILSYTAVLGTVLRIPSAAGRHKAFSTCASHLAVVVIFYSASLFIYARPRAIYSLDLNKLVSVVYTVLTPLLNPVIYCLRNREVKEALRKAARRAAQALGDRS from the coding sequence ATGTCCACCGGGGACAACCGCTCCGAGGTGACAGAGTTCATCCTGGTGGGCTTCCCGGGCTCGCTGGGCTTCCACGTGTGCCTGCTGGTGCTGTTCACACTGGCCTACACGCTGACGGTCACGGAGAACGTGGTCATCCTCACCGTGATCCGTGTCAGTCCCCCGCTGCACAAGCCCATGTACGTCTTCCTGAGCAACCTGTCCTTCCTGGAGGTGTGGTACATCTCCGTCACCGTGCCCAAGATGCTGCTCAGCCTGGCGGCGCCCCAGTTCCACCACATCTCCTTCGTGGGCTGCATGGCACAGCTGTACTTCTTCCTGGCGCTGGCCTGCACCGAGTGCACGCTCCTGGGCGTCATGGCCTACGACCGCTACGTGGCCATCTGCAGCCCCCTGCGCTACCCCGCCATCATGAGCCCCAGTTTCTGCAGCTTCCTGGCCGCCAGCTCCTGGATCTCGGGCTTCACCGTCTCCCTGGGAAAGGTCTTCTTCATCTCGCGCCTGGGCTACTGTGGCCCCAACGTCGTGAACCACTTCTTCTGCGATGTGTCCCCCCTGCTGAACCTGGCGTGCTCTGACATGTCCGCGGCAGAACTGGTGGACTTCCTCCTGGCGCTGCTCATCCTGCTGGGGCCGCTCCTGCTCACCATTCTCTCGTACACCGCCGTCCTCGGCACCGTGCTGCGCATCCCTTCTGCCGCCGGCCGGCACAAGGCCTTCTCCACCTGCGCCTCGCACCTGGCTGTGGTGGTCATCTTCTACTCGGCCTCCCTCTTCATCTACGCCCGGCCACGTGCCATCTACTCCCTTGACCTCAACAAGCTGGTGTCCGTGGTCTACACGGTGCTCACGCCGCTGCTCAACCCCGTCATTTACTGCCTGCGGAACCGGGAGGTCAAGGAGGCGCTACGCAAGGCGGCTCGGAGGGCAGCCCAGGCCCTGGGTGACCGGTCCTAG